In Comamonas sp. lk, the following proteins share a genomic window:
- the ispF gene encoding 2-C-methyl-D-erythritol 2,4-cyclodiphosphate synthase, with protein MNFRIGEGWDVHALVPGRKLILGGVEVPHTLGLLGHSDADVLLHAITDALLGAAALGDIGRHFSDSDPQFKGADSALLLAEAARRVRAKGFEIGNIDSTIVAQAPKLAPHIDKMRERIAQVLALELEQINVKAKTAEKMGPVGQLQAMEARAVALLYKA; from the coding sequence ATGAATTTCCGTATAGGTGAAGGCTGGGATGTGCATGCACTGGTGCCCGGGCGCAAACTGATTCTGGGTGGGGTGGAAGTGCCTCATACCCTGGGCCTGCTCGGCCATTCGGACGCCGATGTATTGCTGCACGCGATTACCGATGCCTTGCTGGGCGCGGCGGCCCTGGGCGATATCGGCCGCCATTTTTCGGACAGCGATCCGCAGTTCAAGGGCGCCGATTCAGCGCTGCTGCTGGCCGAAGCCGCCCGACGCGTGCGTGCCAAGGGCTTTGAAATCGGCAATATCGACAGCACCATCGTGGCCCAGGCACCCAAGCTGGCGCCGCATATAGACAAGATGCGCGAGCGCATTGCCCAGGTGCTGGCGCTGGAGCTGGAGCAAATCAATGTCAAGGCCAAGACGGCCGAGAAGATGGGCCCTGTGGGCCAGTTGCAGGCCATGGAAGCGCGTGCCGTGGCCTTGCTCTACAAGGCTTGA
- a CDS encoding tripartite tricarboxylate transporter substrate binding protein, whose amino-acid sequence MFSKPIFAAVHTTLACALAAGCALTAQAQNAYPERAVKVIVALPAGGSADMIARQVTQKLAVDLKQPFVVENKAGASGQIGTPAVARSAPDGYTLMVSPASFLTTNKSIFKSLPYDPEADFQPISRLVNQPMVLVVKDKQKFPSVAAVVSAAKSAPGKLTFASSGDGSPQHLAGLMFETRTRTQMLHVPYKGGAPAVNDTLAGNVDMLFAVLPEALPHIQSGKLHALGLLSPTRASTLPTTPTMLESGFADLNLSAWVGLFAPAKTPPAIVNQLNQAVRVALAGDIKAKLGKNGMEVAPSTPEQLKQAIAQEIKLHAELVKAAGIQAQ is encoded by the coding sequence ATGTTCTCCAAGCCCATTTTTGCCGCCGTACACACCACACTTGCCTGCGCACTGGCCGCCGGCTGTGCTCTGACCGCCCAGGCGCAGAACGCCTACCCCGAACGCGCCGTCAAAGTCATCGTCGCCCTGCCCGCAGGCGGCAGCGCCGATATGATTGCCCGCCAGGTGACGCAGAAGCTGGCCGTCGATCTCAAGCAACCGTTTGTGGTGGAGAACAAGGCCGGTGCCTCCGGCCAGATCGGCACGCCAGCCGTGGCCCGCTCCGCACCCGATGGCTATACGCTGATGGTGTCGCCGGCCTCGTTCCTGACCACCAACAAAAGCATCTTCAAATCCCTGCCCTACGACCCAGAGGCCGATTTCCAGCCCATTAGCCGCCTGGTCAACCAGCCCATGGTGCTGGTGGTCAAGGACAAGCAGAAATTCCCCAGCGTGGCCGCCGTGGTCAGCGCGGCCAAGTCTGCGCCCGGCAAGCTGACCTTTGCTTCCTCTGGCGACGGCAGCCCTCAGCATCTGGCGGGGCTGATGTTCGAGACCCGCACCCGGACACAAATGCTGCACGTGCCCTACAAAGGCGGCGCCCCTGCCGTCAACGACACGCTGGCAGGCAATGTAGACATGCTGTTTGCCGTGCTGCCCGAGGCCCTGCCCCACATCCAGTCCGGCAAGCTCCATGCGCTGGGCTTGCTCAGCCCCACGCGCGCCAGCACCCTGCCCACCACGCCGACCATGCTGGAGAGCGGCTTTGCCGATCTGAATCTCTCGGCCTGGGTAGGCCTGTTTGCACCGGCCAAAACACCGCCGGCCATCGTCAACCAGCTCAACCAGGCCGTGCGCGTGGCCCTGGCCGGCGATATCAAGGCCAAGCTGGGTAAAAACGGCATGGAAGTGGCGCCCTCCACTCCCGAGCAGCTCAAGCAGGCCATCGCCCAGGAGATCAAGCTGCACGCAGAGCTGGTCAAGGCCGCCGGCATTCAAGCGCAGTAA
- the ompR gene encoding two-component system response regulator OmpR, producing MATQSNRTDKILVVDDDARIRDLLRRYLTQEGFEIMIAEDGKALNRILLRETVDLIVLDLMMPGEDGLSICRRLRSANDRTPIIMLTAKGEDVDRIVGLEVGADDYLGKPFNPRELLARIHAVLRRRPPQEAPGAPSGDNEVVSFGPFTFDLGTRVLQKSGEELPLTTGEFAMLKALVRHPRQPLSREKLALLARGREFEPFDRSLDVQVSRLRKLIEEDAAAPRYIQTVWGVGYVFVPDGVN from the coding sequence ATGGCAACGCAAAGCAACCGTACTGACAAGATCCTCGTAGTGGACGACGACGCCCGCATTCGAGATCTGCTGCGCCGTTACCTGACGCAAGAAGGCTTCGAGATCATGATTGCCGAAGACGGCAAGGCACTGAACCGCATTCTGCTGCGCGAAACCGTAGACCTGATCGTGCTCGATCTGATGATGCCCGGCGAAGACGGCCTGTCCATCTGCCGCCGCCTGCGCTCCGCCAACGACCGCACCCCCATCATCATGCTCACCGCCAAGGGCGAGGACGTGGATCGCATCGTGGGCCTGGAAGTCGGCGCCGACGATTACCTGGGCAAGCCCTTCAACCCGCGTGAACTGCTGGCCCGCATCCATGCTGTGCTGCGCCGCCGTCCCCCACAGGAAGCACCGGGCGCACCGTCCGGCGACAACGAGGTGGTCAGTTTCGGTCCCTTCACCTTCGATCTGGGCACCCGCGTGTTGCAAAAAAGTGGCGAGGAACTGCCTTTGACCACCGGCGAATTCGCCATGCTCAAGGCCTTGGTACGCCATCCGCGCCAGCCGCTGTCGCGTGAAAAGCTGGCTCTGCTGGCCCGCGGCCGCGAGTTCGAGCCTTTTGACCGCAGCCTGGACGTGCAGGTCTCGCGTCTGCGCAAGCTCATCGAAGAAGATGCTGCAGCGCCCCGCTATATCCAGACCGTCTGGGGCGTGGGCTATGTGTTCGTACCCGATGGCGTCAATTGA
- a CDS encoding SIMPL domain-containing protein (The SIMPL domain is named for its presence in mouse protein SIMPL (signalling molecule that associates with mouse pelle-like kinase). Bacterial member BP26, from Brucella, was shown to assemble into a channel-like structure, while YggE from E. coli has been associated with resistance to oxidative stress.), whose product MNKYSWTDSRRRTAAGVLLLSALCSGGTVLAQGTTAVQPAARPMNVLNLQAQGVVEVKQDWLTATLSATKEGRDAAAVQSQLQKAVEAAMTVLRRDAQAGQLDLSSGNFSVSPRYGNNGKMDGWQGRAEIVLQGRDFVRITQAAAKVPEMTLASMGFGLSREAREKVEGEAQAKAIEAFRQRAASISKSFGFAGYSLGEITVNSGEGMTRPPYPRMMAMSKAGYADAAPVPVEADKAEVTVSVSGSVQMH is encoded by the coding sequence ATGAACAAGTATTCCTGGACTGATTCCCGACGCCGCACAGCGGCCGGCGTGTTGCTGCTGAGCGCACTGTGCAGCGGCGGCACTGTTTTGGCGCAAGGCACCACGGCGGTGCAGCCCGCTGCACGTCCCATGAATGTGCTCAATCTGCAGGCTCAAGGGGTAGTCGAGGTCAAGCAGGACTGGCTGACGGCCACGCTGTCTGCCACCAAGGAGGGCCGTGATGCGGCAGCGGTTCAGTCGCAGCTGCAAAAAGCCGTGGAAGCGGCCATGACCGTGCTGCGCCGCGATGCGCAGGCCGGACAGCTGGATCTGAGCAGCGGTAATTTCTCCGTCTCGCCGCGCTATGGCAACAACGGCAAGATGGATGGCTGGCAGGGGCGGGCCGAGATCGTGCTGCAGGGACGCGACTTTGTACGCATCACCCAGGCGGCGGCCAAGGTGCCGGAGATGACGCTGGCTTCGATGGGCTTTGGTCTGTCGCGCGAGGCGCGGGAAAAAGTCGAGGGCGAGGCCCAGGCCAAGGCGATTGAGGCGTTTCGCCAGCGCGCTGCCAGCATTTCCAAGAGCTTTGGCTTTGCCGGCTACAGCTTGGGTGAGATCACGGTCAACAGCGGCGAAGGCATGACGCGGCCACCCTATCCCCGGATGATGGCCATGTCCAAAGCCGGTTATGCCGACGCTGCGCCGGTACCGGTGGAAGCCGACAAGGCCGAGGTGACGGTCAGCGTGTCCGGTTCGGTGCAGATGCATTAA
- a CDS encoding ATP-binding protein, translating into MPPDATSPAPLEYERRMTARSPLGFNLFWRTFCLLALLLVGSILAWLQTLRALDFEPRTLHTAQQIASLVNLSRAALVHSDAINRVSLIKTMADQEGVRILPREPGDHFELLDNSTLGNRLTEELTRRLGYGTIVARSVNNEPGLWVGFNINGDRNWLLMDRSRFTPASGQTWVIWLITAAMLSLIGAAAIARLINRPLKQLSYAANRVRDGDFAASQLDEEAVTSEIREVNIGFNRMAKKLAKLEQDRAVMLAGISHDLRTPLARLRLETEMSVDDEVAREHMVADIVQLDATIDKFLDYARPDHVTLSPVDLHAVISSCVYAVQDHRELQISMTIPEDVYVLADEVELARVISNLFENARRYGKSPDTETTLVDISAKETEGWVVVRIRDHGKGVPPEQLGNLTQPFFRGDSARTAAAGAGLGLSIVDKTVQRMGGVFALSNSSTGGLVAHIQLQRATGVTAGAAPEQRLQRPAIKRHLPQRNSEKNRED; encoded by the coding sequence ATGCCTCCTGATGCAACCAGCCCCGCGCCTCTGGAATACGAGCGGCGCATGACTGCACGCTCACCCCTGGGATTCAATCTTTTTTGGCGCACCTTCTGTCTGCTGGCCCTGCTCCTGGTAGGCAGCATTCTGGCCTGGCTGCAGACGCTGCGCGCCCTGGACTTTGAACCCCGCACCCTGCATACCGCCCAGCAGATTGCCTCTCTTGTCAACCTCAGCCGTGCGGCCCTGGTGCACTCGGACGCCATCAACCGCGTCTCCCTGATCAAGACCATGGCCGACCAGGAAGGCGTGCGCATTCTGCCGCGCGAGCCTGGCGACCATTTCGAGCTGCTGGACAACTCCACTCTGGGCAACCGCCTGACGGAAGAGCTGACCCGTCGCCTAGGCTACGGCACCATCGTGGCGCGCAGCGTGAACAACGAGCCTGGCCTGTGGGTGGGCTTCAATATCAACGGCGACCGCAACTGGCTGCTGATGGATCGCTCGCGCTTCACCCCTGCCAGCGGCCAGACCTGGGTGATCTGGCTGATCACGGCGGCTATGCTCTCTCTCATCGGTGCGGCCGCCATTGCGCGCCTGATCAACCGTCCGCTCAAACAGCTGTCCTATGCGGCCAACCGCGTGCGCGATGGCGACTTTGCCGCCAGCCAGCTCGATGAGGAGGCCGTGACCAGCGAGATTCGCGAGGTGAACATAGGCTTTAACCGCATGGCGAAAAAGCTGGCCAAGCTGGAGCAAGACCGCGCCGTAATGCTGGCCGGCATCTCCCACGACCTGCGCACGCCTTTGGCGCGCCTGCGGCTGGAGACGGAAATGAGCGTGGACGACGAGGTGGCACGCGAGCACATGGTGGCCGACATCGTGCAGCTCGATGCCACCATCGACAAATTCCTGGATTACGCCCGCCCCGATCACGTAACGCTCAGCCCTGTCGATCTGCATGCGGTGATCTCCTCCTGCGTCTATGCCGTGCAGGACCACCGCGAGCTGCAGATCAGCATGACGATTCCCGAGGATGTCTATGTGCTGGCCGACGAGGTGGAACTGGCCCGCGTGATCTCCAATCTGTTTGAAAACGCCCGCCGCTACGGCAAATCGCCGGACACCGAAACCACGCTGGTCGACATCAGCGCCAAGGAAACCGAAGGCTGGGTGGTGGTGCGCATCCGCGACCATGGCAAAGGCGTGCCGCCCGAGCAGTTGGGCAACCTCACCCAGCCCTTCTTCCGCGGCGATTCGGCGCGCACGGCCGCCGCAGGTGCCGGCCTGGGCCTGTCGATTGTGGACAAGACCGTGCAGCGCATGGGCGGCGTATTCGCCCTGTCCAATTCATCCACCGGCGGTCTGGTGGCCCACATCCAGCTGCAACGCGCCACGGGCGTCACCGCAGGCGCAGCGCCCGAGCAGCGTTTGCAGCGCCCGGCCATCAAGCGGCATCTGCCGCAGCGCAACTCGGAAAAAAACCGCGAAGATTGA
- the mfd gene encoding transcription-repair coupling factor, with translation MQLPKLIPGKRFNLPRPTGSADALLLAKLGEREKQAGRVTAIVTADAADAHRLMEEMAFFAPDLRCALFPDWETLPYDSFSPHQDLISERLATLWRINQRDKEQGADVVIVPATTALYRLAPPAFLAGYTFEFKSGQKLDEAKLKAQLTLAGYQHVSQVVSHGEYAVRGGLIDLFPMGSTVPFRVDLFDDEIDSIRTFDPDTQRSLYPVPEVRLLPGREFPMDEEARAKFRSRWRELLEGDPTRSRIYKDMGAGIATAGIEYYLPLFFDETATVFDYLGNDATVVLHGDLEPALQRFWQDTKDRYRLVQGDPDHPALPPETLFLSADQFYTRSKEHAQLALRPGTEDVADSAIFQKLQDLSVVRGAEDPLAKLQKHIADSAHRVLLLAESDGRRESLLDFFRASGVNPPVFDSLAEFQADTTEKVGIATSGLMTGFAWVEEGLDFVTETELFATSPTGRKRRRQEQVSDVEALIKDLSELKVGDPIVHSDHGIGRYRGLINMDMGQKNPDGTPALQEFLHLEYAGDAVLYVPVSQLQLISRYTGVSPDDAPLHKLGGTQWEKAKRKAAEQVRDSAAELLNIYARRAARQGHAFRFPTADYEQFVSDFGFEETADQRAAIHAVIQDMISPQPMDRLVCGDVGFGKTEVALRAAFVAAMGGKQVAFLAPTTLLAEQHYQTLVDRFSKWPIKVAEVSRFRSGKEITAAIKGISDGTVDIVVGTHKLLSESTQFKNLGLLIIDEEHRFGVRHKEAMKAMRAEVDILTLTATPIPRTMGMALEGLRDLSVIATAPQRRLAIKTFVRNEGTGVIREAVLRELKRGGQIYFLHNEVETIENRKQKLEEILPEARIAVAHGQMPERELERVMRDFVAQRYNILLCSTIIETGIDVPSANTILISRADKFGLAQLHQLRGRVGRSHHQAYAYLMVPDLDSLTKQAQQRLEAIQQMEELGSGFYLAMHDLEIRGAGEVLGENQSGNMLEVGFQLYNEMLSEAVRSLKAGKEPDLLSPLSASTDINLHAPALLPNDYCGDVHLRLSFYKKLATAKTADQIDTLLEEIVDRFGKLPPQAQTLIDVHRLRVLSQPYGVVKVDAAPGVINITFKPQPPIDPMNIIHLIQKNKHIKLAGNEKLRIEKALENPKDRAQMVRDVLRSLGQPLKTQAEAHA, from the coding sequence ATGCAACTGCCCAAGCTCATCCCTGGTAAACGCTTTAACTTGCCCCGCCCCACCGGCAGCGCCGACGCGCTGCTGCTTGCCAAGCTGGGCGAGCGCGAAAAGCAGGCCGGCCGGGTGACGGCGATTGTCACGGCCGATGCAGCAGACGCCCATAGGCTGATGGAGGAGATGGCATTTTTTGCGCCCGATCTGCGCTGCGCCCTCTTCCCTGATTGGGAAACCCTGCCCTACGACAGCTTCTCGCCGCACCAGGATTTGATCAGCGAGCGACTGGCCACGCTGTGGCGCATCAACCAGCGCGACAAGGAGCAAGGCGCGGACGTGGTCATCGTACCGGCCACCACGGCGCTGTACCGGCTGGCTCCACCCGCTTTTCTGGCGGGCTACACCTTTGAATTCAAGAGCGGGCAAAAGCTGGACGAGGCCAAGCTCAAGGCCCAACTCACGCTGGCCGGCTACCAGCATGTCTCGCAAGTGGTCAGCCACGGCGAATATGCCGTGCGCGGCGGCTTGATCGACCTCTTCCCCATGGGCTCTACCGTGCCCTTTCGCGTGGACTTGTTCGACGACGAGATCGACTCCATACGCACCTTCGATCCCGACACCCAGCGCAGCCTCTACCCCGTGCCCGAGGTGCGTCTGCTGCCGGGCCGCGAATTCCCCATGGACGAGGAAGCGCGTGCCAAATTCCGCAGCCGCTGGCGCGAGCTGCTGGAAGGTGATCCCACGCGCAGCCGCATCTACAAGGACATGGGCGCCGGCATCGCCACCGCCGGTATCGAGTACTACCTGCCGCTGTTCTTTGATGAGACCGCCACCGTCTTTGACTACCTGGGCAACGACGCCACCGTGGTACTGCACGGCGATCTGGAGCCGGCCCTGCAGCGCTTTTGGCAAGACACCAAGGACAGATACCGCCTGGTGCAGGGCGACCCCGACCACCCAGCCCTGCCGCCCGAGACCCTGTTTCTGTCTGCCGACCAGTTCTACACCCGCAGCAAGGAGCATGCCCAACTGGCCCTGCGCCCGGGTACGGAAGATGTGGCCGATAGCGCCATCTTCCAAAAGCTGCAGGATCTTTCCGTGGTTCGCGGTGCCGAAGACCCGCTGGCCAAGCTGCAAAAACATATAGCAGACAGCGCACACCGCGTCTTGCTTTTGGCCGAATCCGACGGCAGACGCGAAAGCCTGCTGGACTTTTTCCGCGCCTCGGGCGTCAACCCGCCGGTCTTTGACTCGCTGGCCGAATTTCAGGCGGATACGACCGAGAAAGTCGGTATCGCCACCTCGGGCCTGATGACGGGCTTTGCCTGGGTCGAGGAAGGCCTGGACTTCGTCACCGAAACCGAGCTGTTTGCCACCAGCCCCACGGGCCGCAAGCGCCGCAGACAGGAGCAGGTCAGCGATGTGGAAGCGCTGATCAAGGATCTGTCCGAGCTGAAAGTGGGCGACCCGATTGTTCACTCCGATCACGGCATAGGCCGCTATCGCGGGCTGATCAATATGGACATGGGCCAGAAGAATCCCGACGGCACTCCGGCGCTGCAGGAGTTTCTGCATCTGGAATATGCGGGCGACGCCGTGCTCTATGTGCCGGTCAGCCAGCTACAGCTGATCAGCCGCTACACCGGCGTCTCGCCCGACGATGCGCCGCTGCACAAGCTGGGCGGCACGCAGTGGGAAAAAGCCAAGCGCAAGGCCGCCGAGCAGGTGCGCGACTCCGCCGCCGAGCTGCTCAACATCTACGCCCGCCGCGCGGCACGCCAAGGCCATGCCTTCCGCTTCCCCACGGCCGATTACGAGCAGTTTGTGTCCGACTTCGGTTTTGAGGAAACCGCCGACCAGCGCGCCGCCATCCACGCCGTGATCCAGGACATGATCAGCCCCCAGCCCATGGACCGCCTGGTTTGCGGCGATGTGGGCTTTGGCAAGACCGAAGTCGCCCTGCGCGCCGCCTTTGTGGCGGCCATGGGCGGCAAGCAGGTGGCGTTTCTGGCACCCACCACGCTGCTGGCCGAGCAGCACTACCAGACGCTGGTGGACCGCTTTTCCAAATGGCCGATCAAGGTGGCCGAGGTTTCGCGCTTCCGCTCCGGCAAGGAGATCACGGCCGCCATCAAAGGTATTTCGGACGGCACGGTGGATATCGTGGTCGGCACGCACAAGCTGCTGTCCGAATCCACCCAGTTCAAGAATCTGGGCCTACTCATCATCGATGAGGAGCACCGTTTTGGCGTGCGCCACAAGGAGGCCATGAAGGCCATGCGCGCCGAGGTGGACATTCTCACGCTCACCGCCACCCCCATCCCCCGCACCATGGGCATGGCGCTGGAAGGCCTGCGTGATCTGTCGGTGATTGCCACTGCCCCGCAACGGCGTCTGGCCATCAAGACCTTTGTGCGCAACGAAGGCACGGGCGTGATTCGCGAAGCCGTGCTGCGTGAGCTCAAGCGCGGCGGTCAGATCTACTTTTTGCACAACGAAGTCGAGACCATTGAGAACCGCAAGCAAAAGCTCGAGGAAATCCTGCCCGAAGCCCGCATTGCCGTGGCCCACGGCCAGATGCCCGAGCGCGAGCTGGAGCGCGTGATGCGCGACTTTGTGGCCCAGCGCTACAACATCTTGCTGTGCTCGACCATCATCGAGACCGGCATTGACGTGCCGTCGGCCAACACCATTTTGATCAGCCGCGCCGACAAATTCGGTTTGGCCCAGTTGCACCAGCTGCGCGGCCGCGTGGGCCGCAGCCACCACCAGGCCTATGCCTATCTGATGGTGCCGGACCTGGACAGCCTGACCAAGCAGGCCCAGCAGCGCCTGGAAGCGATTCAGCAGATGGAAGAGCTGGGCAGCGGTTTCTACCTGGCCATGCACGATCTGGAAATTCGCGGCGCAGGCGAGGTGCTGGGCGAGAACCAGAGCGGCAATATGCTGGAGGTGGGCTTCCAGCTCTACAACGAGATGCTGTCTGAGGCCGTGCGCAGCTTGAAAGCCGGCAAGGAACCCGACCTGCTTTCGCCGCTCTCGGCCTCCACCGACATCAATCTGCACGCGCCCGCACTTTTGCCCAACGACTATTGCGGCGACGTACATCTGCGCCTGTCCTTCTACAAAAAGCTGGCCACGGCCAAGACGGCCGATCAGATCGACACCTTGCTCGAAGAAATCGTGGACCGTTTCGGCAAGCTGCCACCCCAGGCGCAGACGCTGATCGACGTCCACCGCCTGCGCGTGCTGTCCCAGCCCTATGGCGTGGTCAAGGTCGATGCGGCGCCGGGCGTGATCAACATCACCTTCAAGCCCCAGCCGCCGATTGATCCCATGAATATCATTCATCTGATCCAGAAGAACAAACACATCAAGCTGGCGGGCAATGAAAAGCTGCGCATAGAAAAAGCACTGGAGAACCCCAAGGACCGCGCCCAGATGGTGCGCGACGTGCTGCGCAGCCTGGGCCAACCGCTGAAGACGCAAGCCGAGGCCCACGCATAA
- the ispD gene encoding 2-C-methyl-D-erythritol 4-phosphate cytidylyltransferase produces MTDRSSMKAPQQQQGQAPARFWALIPCAGVGARAIARTAAGSAAPELPKQYQPVAGSPMVMHTLAAFAGVPRVHHSLVVIAAGDSFWQQLPAADHYGTEACGGATRAETVGNGLKALLDRGAQPQDWVLVHDAARCLVTSGQINALIDACEHDAVGGLLAHQLPDTLKMATMGADGVRVAATLDRSDKWLAQTPQMFRIAVLMDALAKADAAGVAVTDEASAMEAVGLQPKLVAGGAQNFKVTYPDDFALAAAVLLQRQAVVQARH; encoded by the coding sequence ATGACAGATCGGTCTTCCATGAAAGCGCCACAGCAACAGCAGGGTCAAGCCCCGGCCAGATTCTGGGCATTGATCCCCTGCGCCGGCGTGGGTGCCAGAGCGATTGCCAGGACGGCTGCCGGCAGTGCGGCGCCAGAGCTGCCCAAGCAATACCAGCCGGTGGCGGGCAGCCCCATGGTCATGCACACACTGGCGGCGTTTGCGGGCGTGCCCCGGGTTCACCACAGCCTGGTCGTGATTGCGGCGGGCGACAGCTTCTGGCAACAGCTGCCGGCGGCAGACCACTATGGCACAGAGGCTTGCGGCGGCGCAACACGGGCAGAGACCGTGGGCAACGGCCTGAAAGCCTTGCTAGACCGTGGCGCCCAGCCACAGGACTGGGTGCTGGTGCACGACGCGGCCCGCTGTCTGGTCACCTCCGGGCAGATCAATGCCCTCATCGATGCCTGCGAGCATGATGCCGTTGGCGGCTTGCTGGCCCATCAGTTGCCGGACACGCTCAAGATGGCCACCATGGGCGCTGACGGGGTGCGCGTGGCGGCCACGCTGGACCGCAGCGACAAATGGCTGGCACAGACGCCGCAGATGTTTCGTATCGCCGTGCTGATGGACGCGCTGGCCAAAGCCGACGCAGCGGGCGTTGCCGTGACCGATGAGGCCAGTGCCATGGAGGCCGTGGGCTTGCAGCCCAAACTGGTGGCCGGTGGAGCGCAGAACTTCAAGGTGACCTATCCGGACGACTTTGCGCTGGCGGCGGCCGTGCTGCTGCAGCGCCAGGCTGTGGTGCAAGCTCGGCATTGA
- the serB gene encoding phosphoserine phosphatase SerB codes for MTDATEFAPGLMIRGISAPLKLTDFKLIAFDMDSTLITIECIDEIADATGKKAEVAAITEATMRGEITDFKDSLRQRVGKLVGVTEADMARVLAERLKLSPGAETLVKAAQAAGLKVLLVSGGFTYFAEHVRGLLNIDFVRANVLEIRNGALTGGLVEQAWGDICDGAEKRRTLLEVASLIGISSKQCIAVGDGSNDIPMMQAAGLSVAYHAKPRVRNEAKVSINEGGLDRLLEVLQ; via the coding sequence ATGACTGACGCAACCGAATTCGCTCCCGGCCTGATGATTCGCGGCATTTCCGCACCGCTGAAACTGACCGATTTCAAGCTCATCGCTTTCGATATGGACTCGACGCTGATCACCATCGAGTGCATTGACGAGATCGCCGACGCCACGGGCAAGAAGGCCGAGGTGGCAGCGATTACCGAAGCCACCATGCGCGGCGAGATCACCGACTTCAAGGACAGTCTGCGCCAGCGCGTGGGCAAGCTGGTGGGCGTGACCGAGGCCGATATGGCACGCGTGCTGGCCGAGCGCCTCAAGCTCTCGCCCGGTGCTGAAACCCTGGTCAAGGCCGCGCAGGCCGCCGGGCTCAAGGTGCTGCTGGTATCGGGCGGCTTCACCTACTTTGCCGAGCATGTGCGCGGCTTGCTGAACATCGATTTCGTGCGTGCCAATGTGCTGGAGATCCGCAACGGCGCGCTGACCGGCGGCCTGGTCGAGCAGGCCTGGGGCGATATCTGCGACGGCGCCGAAAAACGCCGCACGCTGCTGGAAGTCGCTTCCCTGATCGGCATTTCGTCCAAGCAGTGCATTGCCGTGGGCGATGGCAGCAACGACATCCCCATGATGCAAGCCGCTGGCCTGTCGGTGGCCTATCACGCCAAGCCCCGAGTGCGCAACGAAGCCAAGGTGTCCATCAACGAAGGTGGGCTGGATCGCCTGCTGGAAGTGCTGCAGTAA
- a CDS encoding 3-hydroxybutyrate dehydrogenase, with protein sequence MLKGKTALVTGSTSGIGLGIATALARQGANIVLNGFGDVQGPRAQVEQAGKAFEVKVGYHGADMSQAGQIEEMMQYAAAEFGRVDILVNNAGIQHVAPVQEFPVEKWDAIIAINLTSAFHTTRLALPAMQKANWGRIINVASVHGLVGSAQKSAYVAAKHGIVGLTKVTALENATSGVTCNAICPGWVLTPLVQKQVDAKAQALGISNEEATKQLLGEKEPSQQFTTPEELGDLAVFFCSPASNNVRGVAWNMDGGWAAQ encoded by the coding sequence ATGTTGAAAGGCAAAACCGCTCTCGTGACGGGATCGACCAGCGGGATAGGCCTGGGTATTGCTACGGCACTGGCGCGACAAGGCGCCAACATCGTGCTCAATGGTTTTGGCGACGTGCAAGGCCCGCGTGCCCAGGTGGAGCAAGCCGGCAAAGCGTTTGAGGTCAAGGTCGGCTACCACGGTGCCGACATGAGCCAGGCCGGACAAATCGAGGAAATGATGCAATACGCGGCCGCCGAGTTTGGCCGCGTGGACATCCTGGTCAACAACGCCGGCATCCAGCATGTGGCGCCCGTGCAGGAGTTCCCGGTAGAGAAGTGGGACGCCATCATTGCCATCAATCTCACCAGCGCCTTTCACACCACCCGGCTGGCTCTGCCCGCCATGCAAAAGGCCAACTGGGGCCGCATCATCAATGTGGCCTCGGTCCATGGTCTGGTCGGATCGGCGCAAAAATCGGCCTATGTCGCGGCCAAGCACGGCATCGTCGGGCTGACCAAGGTGACCGCACTGGAAAACGCCACTTCCGGGGTGACCTGCAATGCTATCTGCCCCGGCTGGGTGCTGACTCCGCTGGTGCAAAAGCAGGTCGATGCCAAGGCGCAGGCCCTGGGCATCAGCAACGAGGAAGCCACCAAGCAGCTGCTGGGCGAAAAAGAGCCATCGCAGCAGTTCACCACGCCCGAGGAGCTGGGCGATCTAGCCGTCTTCTTCTGCTCGCCCGCCAGCAACAATGTGCGCGGCGTGGCCTGGAATATGGATGGCGGCTGGGCTGCGCAATAA